Proteins encoded together in one Catellatospora citrea window:
- a CDS encoding restriction endonuclease translates to MTADNPSVRPLELAKQRSLWRGQAGSIPGLLGGKAVWFPLVIELVKLVGEGRAAGLDTKPELSFDIESVVPRQGGAAPKLEPATWREYYGFLRGVTLVENIADKLHLTPTGVELRFDPTPERLAAILADRIRLFAETLSVIAAEPLSVDEVDEVVQARYRQSWKSRGNTRSRMDWQEVLGLIEMIGNRRWGATPAGHALLEGRVIVEPDAFDEESDSTVEIPQAPQEIAVLLEELSTAARTHESRNTYNIWVPSPQSNPNKVENLRRIINAASERIGRKELFSFVCETFDLKTSSVESMLPFMRASGLLVEVGRGVYEATPAARAWIESGEDLNFIRILHANMRFVGEMIRAVQHDVTRNDMYSEAALYGMNVDKCRWIAGFLLSLGLVEESRHGSLRATPRGMALATELPLAELSTAAPRLEGDVVRHVEEAAQPSSMGHNLGRLAREPHAGGESSGRAFENAIRDTFLAMGFEARVISGSSDTDVLLRWRDHDGSRVTAIVEAKARSSGQVTHTDVSDVAIETHRMRHQANFVAIVGPAFSGDTIKNIALQRSWAMLGANRLGALAEASIALGLRPCEIGQMFVVPNGLSVLDDLIASRERELDIVSFMLTKLSEEENESGEAISARDMSRDGRRTELCPSVEEILAAIDTLSGLPVDALRLVAPASKPIFASYVLGDALAAARRLRALADAIERRGGEA, encoded by the coding sequence ATGACTGCCGACAACCCCTCCGTCAGACCCCTTGAGCTCGCCAAGCAGAGGTCCCTGTGGCGCGGCCAGGCCGGCTCGATCCCGGGACTGCTCGGCGGTAAGGCGGTTTGGTTCCCGCTGGTCATCGAGCTCGTCAAGCTGGTCGGCGAGGGGCGCGCAGCCGGCCTCGACACCAAGCCCGAATTGTCGTTTGACATCGAGAGCGTTGTGCCCCGCCAGGGTGGCGCAGCCCCGAAACTGGAGCCTGCGACGTGGCGTGAGTACTACGGTTTCCTTCGAGGCGTCACGCTTGTCGAAAACATCGCGGACAAGCTCCACCTCACCCCGACCGGGGTGGAGCTTCGGTTCGATCCGACTCCCGAACGTCTTGCCGCAATCTTGGCAGATCGCATCAGATTGTTCGCAGAGACGCTCTCGGTGATCGCTGCAGAACCGCTCTCTGTCGATGAGGTCGATGAGGTCGTCCAAGCTCGTTATAGGCAGTCATGGAAGAGTAGGGGCAACACGCGCAGCCGGATGGACTGGCAAGAGGTTCTCGGCCTGATCGAGATGATCGGGAACAGGCGATGGGGCGCAACACCTGCGGGACACGCCCTGCTCGAGGGCCGCGTGATCGTGGAACCAGACGCCTTCGACGAGGAGTCCGACAGCACGGTCGAGATCCCACAGGCTCCGCAGGAGATCGCTGTCCTGCTCGAAGAGCTATCGACGGCAGCGCGCACACATGAGTCGCGCAACACCTACAACATCTGGGTGCCGAGTCCGCAGTCGAATCCCAACAAGGTCGAGAATCTCCGAAGGATTATCAACGCGGCGTCGGAACGAATCGGTCGCAAGGAGCTCTTCTCGTTCGTCTGCGAGACCTTCGATCTGAAGACGAGCAGCGTGGAGTCGATGCTGCCGTTCATGCGCGCGTCGGGGCTTCTCGTTGAGGTTGGCCGGGGGGTGTATGAAGCGACGCCTGCGGCGAGAGCCTGGATCGAGTCGGGTGAAGACCTGAACTTCATCCGTATCCTGCACGCGAACATGAGGTTCGTCGGAGAGATGATCCGCGCCGTGCAGCACGACGTCACCCGGAATGACATGTACTCCGAAGCCGCCTTGTACGGGATGAATGTTGACAAATGCCGGTGGATCGCTGGCTTTCTTCTCAGCCTGGGTCTGGTGGAGGAGTCTCGTCACGGAAGCCTCCGGGCCACACCGCGCGGGATGGCGCTAGCCACCGAGCTGCCCCTGGCAGAGCTGTCGACAGCCGCACCTCGACTTGAGGGCGATGTCGTCCGGCACGTGGAAGAGGCAGCCCAGCCATCAAGCATGGGGCATAACCTGGGGCGGCTCGCCAGAGAGCCTCATGCGGGAGGTGAAAGTTCGGGCCGGGCTTTTGAGAACGCCATCCGCGACACGTTTCTCGCGATGGGGTTCGAAGCCCGGGTGATAAGCGGGTCCAGTGACACCGATGTCCTCCTTCGTTGGCGCGACCATGACGGCTCTCGAGTAACGGCGATCGTTGAGGCGAAGGCTCGATCATCTGGTCAGGTCACCCACACCGACGTTAGCGATGTGGCGATCGAAACGCACAGAATGCGCCACCAGGCGAACTTCGTAGCCATTGTGGGTCCTGCGTTCAGCGGTGACACCATCAAGAACATTGCATTGCAGAGGTCCTGGGCGATGCTGGGGGCGAACCGGTTGGGGGCGCTGGCTGAAGCGTCAATCGCGTTGGGACTTCGGCCGTGCGAGATAGGGCAGATGTTCGTCGTGCCGAACGGACTGTCCGTCCTCGATGACCTAATAGCTAGTCGTGAACGCGAGTTAGACATCGTGTCGTTCATGCTAACCAAGCTGTCCGAGGAGGAGAACGAGTCAGGTGAGGCGATTTCTGCGCGCGACATGTCCAGGGACGGGCGCAGAACGGAACTGTGTCCGAGCGTCGAAGAGATCCTCGCCGCGATCGACACCTTGTCGGGATTGCCGGTTGACGCGCTGCGCCTGGTTGCCCCGGCCAGTAAACCCATATTCGCTTCTTACGTTCTCGGTGACGCCTTAGCGGCTGCTAGGCGGCTTCGCGCACTTGCGGATGCAATCGAACGCCGAGGCGGCGAAGCCTAA